The following is a genomic window from Adhaeribacter radiodurans.
GCAAAAAAGCCGAAGCGTATACGGCTAACGATTACCACAAAGTATCTGACGATATTAAAACCGATTGGGATTTTTCCGGTGCCGTTCAGGATCTACAATTGTACTTTCTGGTGGGTTACGATGTCGCCCAAGGTGATAGGTACCCTGAATGGAAACCCGGCACCGAGTTTAAAGCCAAACGAGAAGCCATGCTTAAACAGCAGTAACATTTAGTTTTCCATCTTCAACCTCAAGCCTGAATAAAGATAATTTATTCAGGCTTTTTTATTCTGGCTTCCTAATTATCCATTATGGAGTAACTATATTTAGCAAAAATTACTTTTTTAAAGACAGCGGATCTATTAAGTCGGCGTTCATGGTTTGAATACCAGTTTTAATGGTTAGTTTGGAAACGGGGGCAAAGTTGCTGATTAGCAAATTGTATTACTCTTCATTTTAAAATAAAAACATCAGTTTGGGTTACCTTTAAGCGAATAAGGTATTAAACCCAAAATTGACAATAATCTCTTTTAATAAATTAGTATGAAAAATCTGACCAAAATTTCGGTTTTAGCGTTTGCCGCTCTTTCTTTTACCTTTGCTTCTTGCGACTCTAAAAAAGCCGAGAACGCCGAAACTACCACAGAAAGTGCCATTGACGCAGCAGGTGCTGAACTTGATTCGGCCACTACTCCTACCGAAGGTGATACCGCTGTAGTTCAAGATCAACCCGTTCAAGACGGCGTTGTTGATTCGACTGGTACTAAATAAAAAAGTTTACTTCTTTTGAAGCTTCAGCCTTGCTCCTTATCGGGAGCAAGGCTTTTTTATTAGTACTTATTACCCTGCAAACTGTATAAGTAATCGGCCAAACAATTCCGACTTTATGCATTTCTACTAAGTCACTTTTATTTCATAACTTAATTAACTACCTGGCGCGTACCTTCCTTATTAAGATTACATTTCTATTTTTTTGCTGGTAAACTTCCCTTGGTGCTTGTACAACTTTTACTTACCTTACATAATACTTTACGGCGAGAAATGGTCGTTTTACTTAAAAGTATTTTTCACTAAAAGTTAATCAGCCATGGTTTTACTCCGAAAAAGTGTTGCCGCTCTTATTTTTTTAGTAATTACTTCCTTTACTCTTTTTCATCATGGTTGGGCCGATTACGACCAGGATAAAACAATTGATTTTACAGGTACTATTCAGGAATTTACGTTCGAGAACCCCCATGCTATTGTGAAAGTGCAACAAGATAAAAAAGTCTGGACCGTTGTACTGGCACCAACCAGCCGTATACAGGAACGGGGCGTTCCAACGGCTAAATTAGCTAAAGGAAATCAACTGCACGTGGTAGGCTATCCGCACAAAGAAAAGAAAGACGAAATGCGGGCCGAGCGCATTTTTGTAGGTAAAGAAAAATACGAACTTCGCCGATAGTATGGTAAATTGGCTAGACTGGCTGGAGCATAGTGCTTTGGCTATTGTTATTCGCCGGTCGTCGTGGCTGTATCCAGCCCTCGAAATAGTTCATATTATTGGTATTGCTTTGCTGGTTGGGGCGGCATTTCTTTTTGACTTGCGGCTCCTAGGATTTTCCCGGCACTTGCCCGTAGTTGGCTTAGCTAATCACTTGCTTACCTGGTCTCGCCGTGGCCTTATTTTAATAGTACCTTCGGGAATTTTACTTTTTAGTACCAATGCTGTTGCCTTAGGCCAGGATTTTACTTTTTGGCTTAAAATTGCGGCCATAGTATTAGCTGGCTTAAATGCCCTGGTGTTTCATACCCAAACTTTTCCTGCTTTAAACCCTTCGGATAAAAATTATTTTCTTCCGGTCCGGGCTAAGCTTTCAGCGCTTTGTTCTCTTATTCTCTGGACAGTGGTAATTGCCTGTGGCCGCCTGCTGGCATATTAACTTAGATAAGCAACAGTTGGTTCGTACGGGCTACGTGGCGGATAATGCAACTAAATAATTGTTAAGAAGTATTAAAACAATCTCTAATCTTTTAAGCTATTATTTCTATAGACTGACCTAAGCTTTATTATGAATAACACGCGCATTGAGCACGACTTTATCGGCGAAAAAGAAATTCCGGCCGAAGTTTATTATGGCGTTCAAACTTTTCGGGCTCTCGAAAATTTTAATATTACCGGCCAACGTATTTCGCAGGAACCATTTTTTGTGCAAGCCTTAGCTTATGTAAAAAAAGGGGCCGCGTTGGCGAACCGCGAATTAGGAGTATTAGATCCGCAAATTGCGGATTTTATTATAAAAGCCTGCGACCGTGTTATTGCCGGAGAATTTATAGATCAGTTTCCGTCGGACATGATTCAAGGGGGAGCGGGCACTTCGGTAAACATGAACGCCAACGAAGTAATCGCGAATATTGCTCTGGAAATGATGGGGCACGCCAAAGGCGATTACCAGTATTGCCACCCCAATAACCACGTTAATTTTTCGCAATCTACCAACGATGCCTACCCCACTGCTTTCCGGATTGCTTTACTTAATAAACTAACTGCTTACACGCAGTCGCTTACCGCTTTATCTGCCGCCTTTGAAGCGAAAGGCGTGGAATTCAAGAATGTGTTAAAAATGGGTCGTACCCAACTTCAGGATGCGGTACCTATGTCGATGGGTGATGAGTTTAAAGGATTTGCCAATACTTTAGCCGAAGAAGTAGGCCGCTTGGAAGATGCCAAACAATTAATTGCCGAAATAAACATGGGTGCCACCGCTATTGGTACCGCCGTTAATGCCCCCGCCGGCTACCCCGAGTTGGTTACAAAATACTTAGCCGAAATAACCAGTTTGCCTTTGTACCTGGCACCTGATTTAATTGAAGCTACTTCTGATACCGGCGCGTACGTGCAGCTTTCGGGGGTATTAAAACGCACAGCTGTAAAAATTTCTAAAATTTGCAACGATTTGCGTTTGCTTTCTTCGGGCCCGCGTACCGGTTTGTTCGAAATTAGTTTGCCCCAAATGCAACCAGGTTCTTCTATTATGCCCGGTAAAGTAAATCCGGTTATTCCGGAAGTAGTAAACCAAACCGCTTATTACGTTATTGGCGCCGATCTTACTATTACGCTGGCTGCCGAGGCTGGTCAGTTGCAATTAAACGTAATGGAGCCGGTTATTGCATTTTCGTTGTTTACTTCTATTAGTTACATGACCAATGCTTGTTATACACTGCGCGAAAAATGCGTGTTGGGCATTGTTGCTAACAGCGCCCGCACCCAGGAAATGGTGATGCACAGCGTAGGTATTGTAACCTTGCTTAATCCTATTGTTGGTTACGAAACCGCCGCTGCTACGGCCAAAGAAGCGCTACAAACCGGCAAATCCATTTACCAGATTGTAGTAAAAGAGCGACAATTGATTACGCAGGAAAAATGGGATGAACTGTACTCCTTCGATAATTTAATTAAACCAAAATTTGTAACGGGGTAAAAGAACCTAAGTAGTTGTTCGTTATTAGTTGTTCGACAAATAAATTATTAGCAATTAATTAGTTAAGGCATAATCGAAACTAATTTCGTTAAAGTACTTATTTCACTTTTCTGATACCCAATGTTTATATAATTTTTGATAAACCATTAGTATCATATATTAACCGCAGATAAAATAAAAAGCCCCGTTACAAACCAAACTTAGTTTAGGTTTGTAACGGGGCTTAATTTTAAATGAACAATTATAATTTAGCTACTTGGCCGTTTTTACGGGTTTTTAATTTATGGTAAACTAAGTTACCAACTTCTTTACCTTCTTGCGCCCCGTACTCGTTTGCCGGTCTAAAGTGAATACCACCGTACATCCTACTTATTCCAGCTTCGTCAGAAGCGTCGTAGAAAGATTTAAATTTACGAACGGGCAAGCCAATAACTAGTTGCGTAGAATCAGTAAAGGCATAATTATCGCCAAACAGGTTAGTAAGCGCCGTAGCTGCAGCCGCCGAAATAACGCTGTGCCCACTCGGAAATTCCGGAAAAGGTGGAGTTTGCAATATTGGGTCCCATTCCGGATCGATGTATTTTTCAATGTAAGTTTCGGGCCTAATGTGCACGTATTTGTACTTGGCATCCCAGCAACTAATAAAACCATCGGCCAGCGAAGCAGTAACTAACACAAACGCTTCGGCCTGCTCCATTGGATTTAGTTCTTTCGCTTTACAAACATTAGAAGTAATGGTAATCCAATGTCCGCCGGGAGTTAATTTCTGCTTGAAGTAAGTAATATGCCCTTTGGTGTAAGAAACATTCGGGTTATCGTCCCAAAATTTGGCAATGAGTTGCTTTTCTTCATCTGAGTTTTCGCCCAGCATGTAAATTTCTTTGGCTTCTTTATAAAATTTAGAATCGGGCAAAGTATCAAATGAGGTAGGTTTTTGTGGTTTGCATTGGGCCGCCGAATCCATTACAAAAGGCCGGATAGTGTTCCAGTGCGGTTCTATGGCGGGCATGTAATCGGGTGGCGTGGGCTGCCACTCCTCTATTTTCTGCGATAACATATGCCGCTGCATAGCTCTGGATTCTAAGTAATTATCCTTTAATGCCCAGGCAATAACATGCTCCCCTACCTTTTTTCCGTAGGCCAGCGAATTTTCCAGCACTTCGGGTTTAATGCCGATTTTTTTAATTTGTTTTAAATAATCGGTTTCGAATTTCTCGGTATTAGCAGGTACTAAAGTTAACTTTTTCATTACCGTAGCAAAAGCTTCGGCACTAGCTACCGGAAAATAATATTCCTTACCTGACTCGGGTGCGGGTACGTTTTCTAAACCATTTAGCTGGCCACTCAGCGATTGGCAAGCCGGATAGCCCGGTACCAATGCTTCGTACGCTGCAATGTTGGTGTAAGCATATATGCGACTGGCAACCGGCGGCGAAAAAATATCCGTAATAATAATATGGCTCAACTGCTTGTTCCAATCGGCTAACTGAAACCGGGTAAATGCATCTAAGCCGGCTGGGTTGGGTTTTGGTTGGCAGGCGCTAAAACCAACCAAAATAAAGGTTAAAAGAATACAGGAAAATTGTTTCATTGTAAAAAAATCGAATGATAAATCTACATAATTTTCTGGAAATAAACCAAGTAAAATAGAAGTAGTACCGCTAGGCGAATTAATTTTACTTTTCTTCCTTAATCAATATAGTTTTATTTAGGATGATTAATAGGTTGCGCTTGTTGCTGTGCTTTTAAGGCTAATTCGGTAGCTAGTAAACAATGCTCCTGGCTCATAGCGGTTTCCGTCCGGTTTAAGACATCATTTACTAATTGCTCACCATAAGGTAGAGGTACCTGGCTGCAATCTATGTAGCGGGTTTCTTTTTGATCGGTAAGAAAAAGGTGATTTCCTCCTTCTCTGCCGCCAATATCAATATTTTTCCGGATTTCGATAAAGCCTTCCGTTCCTAAAACAGTCAACCGTCCGTCGCCCCAGGTTTTAAGTCCATCGGGGGTAAACCAATCTACCCGAATGTAGCCAACACCACCGTTACCGCGCAGCATTACATCGCCGAAATCTTCGAATTTTGGATATTGCGGATGATTAAAGTTGCCGACCTGCGCCGCTACTACTTCGGCTTGGGTAGAGCCGGTAAAAAAAAGATATTGATCAAATTGGTGGGAACCAATATCGCAGATAATGCCCCCAAAACGACTCTTATCGAAAAACCAATCCGGGCGGGTTGACAGGTTCATGCGGTGCGGCCCTAACCCAATAGTTTGAATTACTTTACCAATAGCGCCCGCTTTTACTAATTCGCCGGCCTTTACGGTGGCCCGGTTTTCTAAGCGTTCGCTGTACATGATAGAATAAATCCGCCGGGTTTCTTTTTGCACCCGGCGCACCTCGGCGAGTTGAGCCAAAGTAGTAATACCAGGCTTATCTACCATAAAATCTTTCCCGTGCTGCATTACCCGGATTCCTAAAGGAGCCCGCTCATCCGGAATAGAAGCACTAACTACCAGTTGAATGGAACGATCTTCCAGAATTTCTTTTTCGCTTCGAGCGAGTTTGGCCTGGGGATATTTTTTCTGGAAAGCCGCTGCTAAATCTGCTTCTTTCGCGAAAAAAGACACCAACTGCCCACCACCCCGGATAACGGCCTCTACCTGCGAATTTATATGCCCATGGTTAAGTCCAATAGCTGCAAACTTAATTCGGGGAGCTGCCCAGGATTTAGAATTCGCCTCTGGTTCAGCCTTCACCGGCTCGGTAACAAACCGTTCGGAGGCCGCCACTACATTAGCAGGAAAAGCTGCCAGACCGGCAATTCCGGCAGCTCCGGTAACAGTATCTTTTAAAAACCTGCGACGGTTAACCTGTATTTTTTTCATAATGTAATACTTTATTCTTCGCCCAATTTAATTTATAACACGTAGTAAAGATTCTTTTATTTTCAGGTGCATTGTAATTCTTATTCTTTGCTTTTTCAAATACCAGAATCAGATTTCCTGCACTTGCTTCTTTATGCTTCTTTATTTGAAAGTTTTCCTGACGGTACTGTTAACCCAACTTAAATTTAAAGCTTTTCTCTAATATTTTATTAGTATATCTCCTGGTTCAGGATAAGGAATAAAAAAAAACCTTTAGAAATTTTTCTAAAGGTTTTCCTGGACGAACTTAAATTTATCAGAATCCTGTAATTTTCACTAGCTATCCTTCATCTAAGTACCTGGACAAAATAAATATACATTCTCACGCGTAGTTTTAGTGGAAAAACAACCACCCCTACCCCTCCTAAACTTAGGAGGGGTGCTTTTTCCCCACTTATTATCTATCATTTAATTTGCCAATTTACTTATTTGTCCGCTTATTCCTGAAATTATATCTTCCTTATTGCCGCATAACTTTTATCGTCCCGTTTACTTTATTACTTTTTAAATGTAGATAATACAAACCTGCTTCCTTCATCTGCCGCGTAAAGTCAAAGGATACTACCGAGGTTGGTTGGCTAAGAGAAAGTTCGCCGGCTGTTAATTTTGCACCGGTTGCCGATACTAAGGTATACATTAACGGGCCTTCTATTTTCTCCGTTAGTTTAACTTGCAGTAACCCGCGGGGAGAAGGAGAGGGATAAGCCAATAGTTGTATTGGAGCATTTGTTTCTTCAGGTACTTCTGCCAGCGCCGCCGTACTACTAATTGCCGGAGCCTTATTTATTACACTGAAGGAAATAGTTAAAGAGGTACCCGCCGTACCACTGCCTCCACTTAAAGTATACGGGGTAGCTTTTAAGGTATAGCTACCTACAGCTGGCGTCCAGTCGTGATAATTACTATTATTATCTCCAAACAACGCATAAGGAGCTACTGTTTCTGTACTATTTTTGATTTGTTTACCGCTTAAAGCAAATTTTACGCTTCCTACATTGCCCGGAGTTGTATTTGCCCGGATATTTAAATTTTTTATGCTGGCAATATTAATCATTTCGCCGGGCACCATAGTTCGGATGGGCTGGTTTGTAGTAGCATTAATTAAAGTAAAGCTTGTTATTTGCTGCTTTGCATTGGAGTTAGGATAGTAGCCTTGGGCAGCAAGCGCATTAATAAAGCGACTTACATTACCGTTCATTAACCCATCTACCCGGTTTACTTCGGGTTTCCAATGCGTA
Proteins encoded in this region:
- a CDS encoding DUF6152 family protein, with protein sequence MVLLRKSVAALIFLVITSFTLFHHGWADYDQDKTIDFTGTIQEFTFENPHAIVKVQQDKKVWTVVLAPTSRIQERGVPTAKLAKGNQLHVVGYPHKEKKDEMRAERIFVGKEKYELRR
- a CDS encoding DUF6644 family protein, with translation MVNWLDWLEHSALAIVIRRSSWLYPALEIVHIIGIALLVGAAFLFDLRLLGFSRHLPVVGLANHLLTWSRRGLILIVPSGILLFSTNAVALGQDFTFWLKIAAIVLAGLNALVFHTQTFPALNPSDKNYFLPVRAKLSALCSLILWTVVIACGRLLAY
- the aspA gene encoding aspartate ammonia-lyase, which codes for MNNTRIEHDFIGEKEIPAEVYYGVQTFRALENFNITGQRISQEPFFVQALAYVKKGAALANRELGVLDPQIADFIIKACDRVIAGEFIDQFPSDMIQGGAGTSVNMNANEVIANIALEMMGHAKGDYQYCHPNNHVNFSQSTNDAYPTAFRIALLNKLTAYTQSLTALSAAFEAKGVEFKNVLKMGRTQLQDAVPMSMGDEFKGFANTLAEEVGRLEDAKQLIAEINMGATAIGTAVNAPAGYPELVTKYLAEITSLPLYLAPDLIEATSDTGAYVQLSGVLKRTAVKISKICNDLRLLSSGPRTGLFEISLPQMQPGSSIMPGKVNPVIPEVVNQTAYYVIGADLTITLAAEAGQLQLNVMEPVIAFSLFTSISYMTNACYTLREKCVLGIVANSARTQEMVMHSVGIVTLLNPIVGYETAAATAKEALQTGKSIYQIVVKERQLITQEKWDELYSFDNLIKPKFVTG
- a CDS encoding vanadium-dependent haloperoxidase, producing MKQFSCILLTFILVGFSACQPKPNPAGLDAFTRFQLADWNKQLSHIIITDIFSPPVASRIYAYTNIAAYEALVPGYPACQSLSGQLNGLENVPAPESGKEYYFPVASAEAFATVMKKLTLVPANTEKFETDYLKQIKKIGIKPEVLENSLAYGKKVGEHVIAWALKDNYLESRAMQRHMLSQKIEEWQPTPPDYMPAIEPHWNTIRPFVMDSAAQCKPQKPTSFDTLPDSKFYKEAKEIYMLGENSDEEKQLIAKFWDDNPNVSYTKGHITYFKQKLTPGGHWITITSNVCKAKELNPMEQAEAFVLVTASLADGFISCWDAKYKYVHIRPETYIEKYIDPEWDPILQTPPFPEFPSGHSVISAAAATALTNLFGDNYAFTDSTQLVIGLPVRKFKSFYDASDEAGISRMYGGIHFRPANEYGAQEGKEVGNLVYHKLKTRKNGQVAKL
- a CDS encoding Gfo/Idh/MocA family protein; amino-acid sequence: MKKIQVNRRRFLKDTVTGAAGIAGLAAFPANVVAASERFVTEPVKAEPEANSKSWAAPRIKFAAIGLNHGHINSQVEAVIRGGGQLVSFFAKEADLAAAFQKKYPQAKLARSEKEILEDRSIQLVVSASIPDERAPLGIRVMQHGKDFMVDKPGITTLAQLAEVRRVQKETRRIYSIMYSERLENRATVKAGELVKAGAIGKVIQTIGLGPHRMNLSTRPDWFFDKSRFGGIICDIGSHQFDQYLFFTGSTQAEVVAAQVGNFNHPQYPKFEDFGDVMLRGNGGVGYIRVDWFTPDGLKTWGDGRLTVLGTEGFIEIRKNIDIGGREGGNHLFLTDQKETRYIDCSQVPLPYGEQLVNDVLNRTETAMSQEHCLLATELALKAQQQAQPINHPK